Proteins encoded within one genomic window of Candidatus Zixiibacteriota bacterium:
- a CDS encoding DUF5723 family protein: protein MSSRDIRNMESGGRAGRWIGLCLFTLVLTLMLIATLAPGSAASGQSSARSIALAGAYTGLATGVEAARYNPANLGLGDRRNSELQLVGVGVNLTNNSLTLDDYNRYTGAVLSQEDKDYLLGKIPTDGLHLTAEVEATAMSISFGSFVLSTTGVGAANINLNRDVIDLILNGNTIGEDISLEGSYSDVIGYVETGLSYGMPLYSTAHSQLAVGATAKYIRGLAVERITELDGSVNTWSTGFEGSGNLVAQTATGGSGWGVDVGAALKLSDDYSVGLSVRNLISNINWTNNTEEHGYIFSFDTMTVDNISDDYIVSEEYTEDIDPFSTSLPQVMTVGLANTTGKLLWAIDWVQGFETTAGSSAKPRIAAGAEWLGLGFVPLRAGFGTGGIQGTGFSFGSGLNLSPFVIDAAVQTGATLSSGSAKGLNVAFSIGLDF, encoded by the coding sequence ATGTCTAGTAGAGATATTCGAAATATGGAATCAGGCGGTCGTGCGGGACGCTGGATCGGCTTGTGCCTGTTTACCCTGGTCCTGACACTGATGTTAATCGCCACCCTGGCTCCGGGATCGGCCGCATCCGGTCAATCATCCGCTCGCAGTATCGCTCTGGCGGGAGCTTATACCGGTCTTGCTACCGGAGTTGAAGCGGCCCGTTATAACCCGGCCAACCTGGGCTTGGGAGATCGTCGCAACAGTGAGTTACAATTAGTTGGTGTCGGCGTCAACCTGACCAACAACTCCCTCACGCTTGACGATTACAACCGCTACACAGGGGCGGTTTTGAGTCAGGAAGATAAGGATTACCTGCTGGGTAAAATTCCAACCGACGGCCTGCATCTTACCGCCGAGGTTGAAGCTACAGCCATGTCGATATCGTTCGGATCGTTCGTACTGTCGACAACCGGCGTCGGTGCGGCCAACATCAATCTTAACCGAGATGTCATTGATCTGATCCTGAACGGCAACACCATCGGAGAGGATATTTCTCTCGAAGGATCTTATTCCGATGTTATCGGTTATGTAGAAACCGGGCTTTCCTACGGGATGCCGCTCTATAGCACGGCGCATTCGCAACTGGCCGTGGGGGCAACCGCTAAGTATATCCGAGGCCTGGCAGTGGAACGGATCACCGAGCTGGATGGATCGGTTAACACCTGGTCAACCGGCTTTGAAGGATCAGGCAATCTGGTCGCTCAAACCGCTACCGGCGGCAGCGGCTGGGGTGTCGACGTCGGCGCTGCGTTGAAGTTGAGTGATGATTACTCTGTGGGGCTATCCGTACGTAACCTCATCAGCAACATCAACTGGACCAATAATACCGAAGAGCACGGCTATATCTTCTCGTTCGACACGATGACGGTCGATAACATCTCCGATGATTATATCGTGTCAGAAGAATACACCGAAGATATCGATCCGTTCAGCACCAGCCTGCCGCAGGTCATGACAGTCGGACTGGCCAATACAACCGGCAAACTCCTTTGGGCAATAGACTGGGTTCAGGGATTCGAGACTACGGCCGGGTCCTCGGCCAAACCGCGTATTGCGGCCGGCGCCGAGTGGCTTGGGCTGGGTTTCGTACCGCTTCGGGCCGGATTCGGTACCGGTGGAATTCAGGGAACCGGATTCTCCTTCGGTTCCGGACTGAACCTGTCTCCATTCGTAATTGATGCGGCCGTACAAACCGGAGCTACTCTTAGTTCGGGATCGGCCAAAGGTCTTAACGTGGCATTCTCAATTGGACTTGACTTCTAA
- a CDS encoding NACHT domain-containing protein has translation MTAEPNFDFDVNATAAAFLKANLDRMIDGLSETLKGVKGRFITRLRSGYSDYMATIAKNHSKTKSFFVRDEPAYLYDTYVPVDLSIGDRILENAQYNEIQKVSQANVLCGGAGCGKTVLLKHLLLNCIKSGGKLPVYVQLRDLNRSEVTIIESVKDSLTRDGLKALRTHFETAMELGHFAILLDGFDEIAHHRRDELAREIRELPSYYPKADVIVTSRPDRECESWENYTNFHVVPLTVDKACKLVSSLPIDRDLRTRFTRDLRMHLYSRHESFLSNPLLLSIMVLTYGENAEIPEKVSLFYQQAYDALFHRHDALKTGFRRDRKTKLDIMDFGRVFSAFSLRTYNKRELHFPRPGALEHLERCRTIVGLEFKTSDFLDDAHQAVSLLVEDGLELTYAHRSFQEYFVARFIKDAKPDQQKKLLYRFLDTPYHRTDSVLRLTYEMAEDLVERTLIIPEMTKLRKKIGFRRRVTMPVYHKFLSTMANEVCVRCPGERTNGYGWIGNNTAPIEVYCLVFWKYVRKASISDRESVSKANLMFCRTYCDDERTDVRFKPHELGQKSRILRDFAALPGILSADSLEKVLETERHIQTRHLEADGELDDWLR, from the coding sequence ATGACCGCCGAGCCGAATTTCGATTTCGATGTGAACGCCACTGCCGCTGCTTTTCTCAAGGCGAACTTGGATAGGATGATAGATGGGTTATCTGAGACTCTCAAGGGAGTCAAAGGTCGGTTCATAACGCGCCTCAGAAGCGGCTATTCAGACTATATGGCGACAATTGCCAAAAATCACTCGAAGACCAAGTCTTTTTTTGTGAGAGACGAACCAGCCTACCTCTACGACACATATGTGCCCGTTGACCTGAGCATAGGAGATCGCATACTGGAGAACGCACAGTATAACGAAATCCAAAAGGTAAGCCAAGCAAATGTACTATGTGGTGGAGCTGGATGCGGTAAGACAGTTCTCCTCAAACACCTGTTGCTAAACTGCATCAAGTCTGGCGGCAAGCTGCCAGTATACGTACAGCTGAGGGATCTGAATAGAAGCGAGGTGACGATTATTGAATCCGTCAAGGATAGCCTGACAAGAGACGGATTGAAAGCGCTACGAACTCACTTTGAAACGGCTATGGAATTGGGACACTTCGCGATTCTACTGGATGGTTTTGATGAGATTGCTCACCATCGTCGAGATGAATTGGCTCGAGAAATCCGCGAATTGCCTTCGTACTACCCGAAGGCTGATGTCATTGTGACGAGCAGGCCAGATAGAGAATGTGAATCCTGGGAAAACTACACTAATTTCCATGTTGTTCCGTTGACCGTTGATAAGGCCTGTAAACTGGTTAGTTCACTACCAATTGATCGTGACTTGCGAACTAGGTTCACACGCGACCTAAGAATGCATCTCTACAGTCGCCATGAATCATTCCTATCGAATCCACTACTATTATCGATCATGGTCTTGACATATGGCGAGAATGCGGAGATACCGGAGAAGGTTAGTCTTTTCTATCAACAGGCTTACGATGCACTGTTTCATCGTCACGACGCGCTTAAGACCGGTTTCCGCCGCGATAGGAAGACGAAGCTTGATATTATGGACTTCGGCAGAGTGTTTTCGGCCTTTTCTCTCCGTACATACAACAAGAGAGAGCTTCATTTTCCCAGGCCAGGCGCCTTGGAACATCTGGAGAGATGCCGCACGATAGTCGGTTTGGAGTTTAAGACATCTGACTTCTTGGATGATGCACATCAAGCAGTCTCTCTTTTAGTTGAGGACGGTCTCGAGTTGACATACGCGCACAGGTCTTTCCAAGAGTATTTCGTCGCGCGTTTCATCAAGGACGCCAAGCCGGACCAACAGAAGAAGTTGTTGTATCGCTTTCTCGATACACCTTATCATCGCACCGACTCAGTATTGCGGCTCACATACGAAATGGCCGAAGATCTGGTTGAACGGACGCTCATCATTCCCGAAATGACGAAACTGAGGAAGAAGATCGGTTTTAGACGTAGAGTAACTATGCCCGTCTATCATAAGTTTCTGTCCACGATGGCTAATGAAGTGTGCGTACGTTGCCCTGGAGAACGCACAAACGGGTATGGGTGGATTGGCAACAACACGGCTCCAATTGAGGTCTATTGCTTGGTCTTCTGGAAGTATGTCAGGAAAGCCAGTATCTCGGATCGAGAGAGTGTATCCAAGGCCAATCTGATGTTCTGTCGGACGTATTGTGATGATGAACGAACGGACGTCCGTTTTAAGCCGCATGAGCTTGGCCAGAAGAGTCGGATTCTTAGGGACTTCGCAGCACTACCAGGTATTCTGAGCGCGGATTCACTGGAAAAGGTGCTCGAAACCGAGCGTCACATACAGACTCGGCACTTGGAAGCCGACGGTGAACTAGATGATTGGTTGCGTTGA
- a CDS encoding transposase, translating into MPPLVPALCGGTTAAADIRPSHPERYQVMSRDRYRIYEKDLPHFITSSFISRRPLLKLAEVRRIIFDSLRFLQDEDGLAVYAYVLMPDHFHLIASAPDLPRALARFKSYTARRIVDRLRERGDEIARRELAALRLPIDGQRQYQVWIEGYHSKQNISAKMMRQKIRYIHYNPVRKGLVLSPEQWLYSSAGDYAGRPGPLKVTVDW; encoded by the coding sequence TTGCCCCCCCTCGTTCCGGCGCTCTGCGGCGGAACGACGGCGGCAGCCGATATTCGGCCATCGCATCCCGAGCGTTATCAAGTCATGTCTCGCGATAGATACAGAATCTACGAGAAAGACCTCCCGCATTTCATAACCAGCTCCTTCATCTCCCGGCGTCCCCTCCTCAAACTCGCCGAAGTCCGCCGAATCATCTTCGACTCGCTCCGGTTCCTTCAGGACGAAGACGGCCTCGCCGTCTACGCCTACGTGCTCATGCCGGACCATTTTCACCTGATTGCCTCCGCGCCGGACCTGCCGCGCGCTCTCGCTCGATTCAAATCCTACACCGCTCGGCGCATTGTCGACCGACTGCGCGAGCGCGGCGATGAAATCGCGCGACGCGAGCTGGCCGCGCTCCGGCTTCCGATCGACGGCCAGAGGCAATATCAAGTCTGGATCGAGGGATACCATTCGAAGCAGAACATCAGCGCGAAGATGATGCGGCAGAAGATTCGGTACATCCACTACAACCCGGTTCGGAAGGGCCTGGTGCTGTCGCCCGAGCAATGGCTGTACTCCAGCGCCGGCGACTATGCCGGGCGGCCCGGGCCGCTGAAGGTGACGGTTGACTGGTAG
- a CDS encoding QueT transporter family protein produces the protein MKALSVRQLSIAGLIAALYAILSIVFQPISFGLYQVRIAEALTVLPFLTGAAIPGLFIGCVLANVIGGMGWLDIVVGPLLTLVAALLTRAAYHLSRRSRSRWLSVIPFLLLWAGGICLLTGLSYNLSIGIGISLSVLGIALVMLSESHRGILENLNYIVLTAGALCVLISGYFLYAGDNNWMGIVGELSLLAAALVGMLLARIHKAGDNLNMIIAPLPPVLLNAFGVSIYLAPIMGTSYWFAVQMVGVGQLVACYLIGLPLLMLLRRRSLFLIDNQPDAG, from the coding sequence GTGAAAGCACTTTCGGTCAGGCAATTATCCATAGCCGGTCTGATTGCAGCCCTGTATGCGATTCTAAGTATCGTGTTTCAACCGATATCATTCGGGCTGTATCAGGTACGTATTGCGGAAGCGTTGACGGTTTTACCGTTTCTGACCGGAGCAGCCATACCGGGTCTTTTCATCGGCTGTGTGCTTGCCAATGTAATCGGCGGGATGGGCTGGCTTGATATTGTCGTGGGGCCTTTATTGACGCTAGTGGCGGCATTACTGACACGAGCCGCCTATCATCTCTCACGCCGAAGTCGTTCACGCTGGCTTTCAGTGATCCCGTTCTTGCTTTTATGGGCCGGGGGCATTTGTCTTCTGACCGGTTTATCCTACAATCTGTCGATTGGCATTGGCATCAGTCTCTCGGTACTGGGTATAGCCCTGGTGATGCTCAGTGAGTCGCATCGAGGTATCCTGGAGAACTTAAATTACATCGTACTGACTGCCGGGGCATTGTGTGTGTTAATTTCGGGGTATTTTCTGTACGCCGGAGATAATAACTGGATGGGTATTGTCGGGGAGTTGTCGTTGTTGGCGGCAGCATTGGTAGGTATGTTGTTGGCCCGGATTCACAAAGCCGGGGATAATCTTAACATGATTATTGCACCCTTGCCGCCGGTATTACTCAATGCGTTTGGGGTTTCAATTTATCTGGCTCCGATCATGGGAACCTCGTATTGGTTTGCGGTTCAGATGGTCGGAGTAGGGCAACTGGTGGCTTGTTACCTGATTGGCCTGCCGCTCTTGATGTTACTGCGACGCCGCAGTCTTTTTTTGATTGACAACCAGCCGGATGCCGGTTAG
- a CDS encoding YafY family protein produces MGMPKYDRLLYILNLLRSRRNLNAEVLAQECGVTERSIYRDMVALSEANIPIYYDNGYKLASDNFLPPLNFDFDEYLVLKTTLEASPLKSTGKYRAVIKRLLAKLEASIPEPVRRRSKFTPPATHLAILSSVEQQRCEKCYGRIETAINEHRCLRIKYSSIQTGPSERIVEPYFIIFRGKAFYFVGFCRQREAFRTFRLDRVESVELLEEHFVRQPEIDAETYFDGSWEVYSGIPTEIKIRMKGAAARVVRSGKHHPDEKIEETGDGGVIYSVVTRGIDEIQRWILGFGADVEVLEPQQLRDRLHRIGQFYKKTY; encoded by the coding sequence ATGGGGATGCCTAAATACGATCGTCTGCTTTACATTCTGAATCTTTTGCGAAGTCGAAGAAACCTGAATGCGGAAGTTCTGGCGCAGGAGTGCGGAGTAACCGAGCGCTCGATCTATCGGGACATGGTGGCACTCAGTGAAGCCAATATCCCGATCTACTACGACAACGGTTATAAGCTGGCCTCGGACAATTTTCTGCCCCCGCTCAATTTCGATTTCGATGAATACCTTGTGCTTAAAACCACGCTGGAAGCTTCACCGCTCAAGTCGACCGGCAAGTATCGCGCAGTAATAAAAAGATTGCTGGCCAAGCTAGAGGCCTCGATCCCCGAACCGGTGCGTCGACGCAGCAAATTCACACCACCGGCAACCCACCTGGCCATTCTGTCCTCAGTCGAGCAACAACGTTGTGAAAAATGTTATGGGCGAATCGAAACCGCAATCAACGAACACCGCTGCCTTCGCATTAAATACAGTTCTATTCAAACCGGACCGTCCGAGCGGATAGTAGAGCCTTATTTCATTATCTTTCGCGGCAAGGCTTTTTATTTTGTCGGGTTCTGTCGGCAACGGGAGGCTTTTCGCACTTTCCGATTGGACCGAGTAGAGTCGGTCGAATTACTTGAGGAACATTTTGTGCGACAACCCGAGATCGACGCTGAGACTTATTTCGATGGCTCCTGGGAGGTTTATTCCGGAATACCGACTGAAATCAAAATACGAATGAAAGGAGCCGCCGCTCGGGTAGTTCGATCCGGCAAACATCATCCGGATGAGAAGATTGAAGAAACGGGAGACGGTGGTGTCATTTACTCGGTCGTAACCCGAGGAATCGATGAGATCCAACGTTGGATTCTTGGCTTCGGAGCTGATGTCGAGGTTCTCGAGCCGCAGCAACTGCGCGACCGCTTACACCGTATCGGTCAGTTCTACAAAAAAACGTACTAA
- a CDS encoding aldehyde dehydrogenase EutE, translating to MPDTSPNPNVEDIVKAVLKELQNGNSTHTIPAPAITQSQAEGPTSLWTPPQNSGLRPSGSDRLCLFDSLDDAVEAARLAQRKFLDISLEKRKDIVANIRRHAVANAERLGRAAVEETGLGKMPDKMNKILLQALKTPGPEDISPEAYTGDNGLTLVEPAPWGVVGSITPSTNPPSTVLNNSISIISAGNSVVYNPHPSAKNVSGEMARLVHDAIVEAGGPENLVTCMASPTIESARALWSHKNIDLVMVTGGGAVVKAAMTSGKRAICAGPGNPPVVIDETAILPKAGKDIVVGASFDNNVLCSDEKEIFCVDKVAHRLKREMIANGAYELEGHNIDKLTKILIENDPAGQGYRHVTINRRFVGKSPDEILRQVNITPPPGTKLVFFEAPWDHPLVMAEQLMPVIPFVRCKTVEEAMEKAVIVEHQFKHTFVMHSTSIVNLSNMAQLCRANIFVKNGPNIAGLGFGGEGFTTVSIAGTTGEGLTRARTFTRPRRCTLVDYFRII from the coding sequence ATGCCCGATACCTCCCCGAATCCAAACGTTGAGGATATTGTCAAAGCGGTTCTGAAAGAACTCCAGAACGGTAACTCAACACATACAATACCGGCGCCGGCAATTACCCAGAGTCAGGCCGAAGGACCGACTTCGCTGTGGACTCCGCCACAGAACAGCGGTTTAAGACCCTCTGGTTCCGATCGACTCTGTTTGTTCGATTCGCTTGACGATGCCGTCGAAGCAGCCCGCCTGGCGCAGAGGAAATTTCTGGATATCTCGCTGGAGAAGCGGAAGGATATCGTGGCCAACATTCGGCGACATGCCGTCGCCAACGCCGAACGTTTAGGCCGGGCCGCGGTTGAGGAAACCGGGTTGGGCAAAATGCCCGACAAGATGAACAAAATCCTCCTCCAGGCTCTGAAAACACCCGGACCGGAGGACATCAGTCCCGAGGCTTACACCGGAGACAACGGCCTGACTCTGGTGGAACCGGCTCCCTGGGGCGTGGTAGGCTCGATCACTCCGAGCACCAACCCGCCTTCGACCGTGCTGAACAACTCCATCTCCATCATTTCGGCCGGCAACAGTGTCGTGTACAATCCGCATCCGTCCGCCAAGAATGTTTCGGGAGAGATGGCTCGGCTGGTGCATGATGCCATCGTTGAAGCCGGCGGACCGGAAAACCTGGTGACCTGTATGGCCTCGCCGACAATCGAGTCGGCGCGGGCGCTCTGGTCACACAAAAACATCGACCTCGTCATGGTTACCGGCGGCGGCGCCGTGGTAAAGGCGGCCATGACATCGGGCAAACGTGCTATCTGTGCCGGGCCGGGCAATCCGCCGGTCGTTATCGATGAAACCGCCATTTTGCCCAAGGCCGGTAAGGATATCGTTGTCGGCGCATCGTTCGACAACAACGTTCTGTGCAGCGATGAAAAAGAGATCTTCTGTGTCGATAAGGTGGCTCACCGTCTCAAGCGTGAAATGATCGCCAACGGCGCTTATGAGCTGGAGGGACACAATATCGATAAACTGACCAAGATTCTGATCGAAAATGATCCCGCCGGGCAAGGATACCGGCATGTGACGATCAATCGTCGTTTCGTGGGCAAGTCACCGGATGAGATTCTTCGTCAGGTCAACATTACCCCGCCCCCGGGCACTAAGCTGGTTTTCTTCGAGGCTCCCTGGGATCATCCTCTCGTTATGGCCGAGCAGTTGATGCCGGTTATTCCTTTTGTCCGTTGCAAGACGGTCGAGGAAGCGATGGAGAAGGCCGTGATCGTCGAACATCAATTCAAGCATACCTTCGTGATGCATTCCACGAGCATCGTCAATCTGTCCAACATGGCGCAGCTCTGTCGCGCCAATATCTTCGTCAAAAACGGTCCCAACATTGCCGGTCTCGGATTCGGGGGAGAGGGCTTCACGACCGTATCCATCGCCGGCACAACGGGCGAGGGCCTCACTCGCGCCCGTACCTTCACCCGCCCGCGTAGATGCACGCTGGTGGATTATTTTAGGATAATATAG
- the eutM gene encoding ethanolamine utilization microcompartment protein EutM: MEALGMIETKGLVALIEASDAMVKAAKVTLVAYEKVGGGLVTAIVRGDVAACKAATDAGAAAAQKVGELISVHVIPRPHSNVHEIFPTKLPNE, translated from the coding sequence ATGGAAGCTTTAGGAATGATTGAAACCAAGGGGCTGGTAGCTCTGATTGAGGCATCTGATGCCATGGTCAAAGCGGCCAAAGTTACCCTTGTCGCATACGAGAAAGTCGGCGGTGGATTGGTAACAGCTATCGTGCGCGGTGATGTAGCCGCCTGTAAAGCCGCTACCGATGCCGGTGCTGCCGCAGCTCAGAAAGTCGGTGAACTAATCAGCGTCCACGTCATCCCGCGGCCGCATTCCAACGTTCATGAAATCTTCCCGACTAAACTGCCAAACGAATAA
- a CDS encoding RNA-binding protein, whose product MNIYVGNLSFDTTEDDLRDTFAAYGEVSSVNIISDKYTGRSRGFGFVEMPDQSQAQTAITELNGKDLGGRALNINEARPREERGPRSGGRGGGGHRNRY is encoded by the coding sequence ATGAACATCTACGTAGGTAATTTGTCGTTCGATACGACTGAAGATGACCTTCGGGATACTTTTGCCGCTTACGGTGAAGTTTCCTCCGTCAATATCATCTCCGACAAATATACCGGCCGTTCACGCGGTTTCGGTTTCGTTGAGATGCCCGACCAGTCACAGGCTCAGACCGCGATCACGGAGCTCAATGGTAAGGACCTGGGTGGTCGCGCCCTGAATATCAACGAGGCCCGGCCCCGTGAAGAGCGCGGCCCTCGCAGTGGCGGACGTGGCGGCGGCGGACACCGTAATCGCTACTAA
- a CDS encoding thrombospondin type 3 repeat-containing protein, which yields MTLLRPIAVALLLTLVICVGTGRTQSISLDHVDGLYAVDTVFVDSILTFYIRMSAGESNYLGITNGFRVYSNDGAQWNATAADTTGTLGGAQFDLAWVISFFSCDGQEADTIGIGGAVMSNPVGMPSGFDDITHTIRIGPIDDSYHGKTICLDSCYYRTGGFWKWSISSGNDVSPAWDGPHCFDIMDPVSDDDDDGIINIYDNCILTYNPDQEDIDSDGIGDSCDNCLTVFNPSQDDIDFDGVGGLCDNCSQKANPDQEDFDEDGVGDSCDNCLEIANPTQADPDRDFIGSPCDNCPDVANADQSDVDGDGYGDLCDNCPDTANADQSDIDSDGSGDLCDECVDTDGDGFANPGYPATTCGIDNCPGIYNPGQEDTDGDGVGDACSCCEYRGDINHSGSTADIADLIYMVSYMFQQGPAPPCTEESDVDGHYDGLTIADLVFIVSYMFQQGPEPPPCIQAE from the coding sequence ATGACCTTATTGCGACCAATTGCTGTAGCGCTATTACTGACGCTGGTAATCTGCGTTGGAACCGGCCGGACTCAGTCGATATCACTTGATCATGTCGATGGTCTCTATGCCGTCGATACCGTTTTTGTCGATTCCATCTTGACCTTTTATATCCGCATGAGTGCCGGTGAATCCAATTATTTGGGAATCACCAACGGTTTCCGGGTATACTCGAATGATGGTGCTCAATGGAATGCCACTGCCGCCGACACGACCGGAACACTTGGGGGAGCGCAATTCGATTTAGCCTGGGTGATTTCGTTCTTTAGCTGTGATGGTCAGGAAGCGGACACGATCGGCATCGGCGGTGCCGTCATGAGTAATCCGGTTGGCATGCCGTCTGGTTTCGATGATATCACTCACACCATTCGTATTGGTCCAATCGACGATTCCTATCACGGAAAGACGATCTGTCTCGATTCGTGCTATTATCGCACCGGTGGTTTCTGGAAATGGTCCATTTCATCCGGTAACGATGTCTCACCGGCCTGGGACGGCCCCCATTGTTTTGATATCATGGATCCGGTTTCAGACGACGACGACGACGGCATAATAAATATCTACGATAATTGCATCCTGACCTATAATCCGGACCAGGAGGATATCGACTCCGACGGAATTGGCGATTCCTGCGATAATTGCCTCACAGTTTTTAATCCTTCACAGGATGATATCGACTTCGATGGTGTCGGCGGATTATGCGATAATTGTTCGCAGAAAGCCAATCCGGACCAGGAAGATTTCGACGAAGACGGTGTGGGAGATTCATGTGACAATTGTCTGGAGATAGCGAACCCGACACAGGCTGATCCTGATCGTGACTTCATAGGCAGTCCGTGTGACAATTGTCCTGATGTAGCCAATGCCGATCAGAGTGATGTCGATGGGGACGGTTACGGAGACTTATGCGACAACTGTCCTGATACGGCCAACGCCGATCAGTCCGATATCGATTCGGATGGCTCCGGTGATCTATGCGACGAGTGTGTCGACACCGACGGCGACGGTTTTGCGAATCCAGGCTATCCGGCTACGACTTGCGGTATTGATAATTGCCCCGGTATTTACAACCCGGGTCAGGAAGATACCGACGGCGACGGGGTCGGAGATGCCTGCTCCTGCTGTGAATATCGCGGTGATATCAATCATAGCGGCAGCACGGCTGATATCGCCGATCTGATTTACATGGTTTCCTATATGTTCCAACAGGGACCGGCGCCGCCGTGTACCGAGGAATCGGATGTCGACGGCCATTACGATGGCCTTACCATTGCCGATCTGGTTTTTATCGTGAGTTACATGTTCCAGCAGGGTCCGGAACCACCTCCCTGTATCCAGGCCGAATAA